One Anaerolineae bacterium genomic region harbors:
- a CDS encoding Aldehyde dehydrogenase, with protein sequence MKLTEIPVANFIGGLWQASLSRETFETVDPATEEILAKVPRSDSRDVDAAVKAAHLAFYGEWRELTPAERGRLLYRLAQAIQSYRAELAELETLDNGKPLREALDDVDGVTRTIEYNAGAADKLQGDTIPLGMEVIDFTILEPLGVTAHIVPWNFPLGIAIRSVAPALAAGCTVVLKPAEETPLTALRLASIIQEVGFPNGVFNVVTGFGEEAGAALVRHPLVRGVTFTGSAETGRKIMAQAAESLKPLVLELGGKNALIVFEDANLERAVNDAMEAVFGNCGQVCSAASRLLLHTSIYSEFMDRFCERVSQLKIAPGIENGDLGPLVSKEQLERAMNYIRVGQEEGAKLILGGTRPTHLKRGYFLLPTIFAEVSPFMRIAQEEIFAPVVAVFSFETEVEALQKANEVPYGLTAGVYTQDIRRALTFAQRLETGSVWINGWYLGGVQAPTGGVKASGFGRERGLPGIHNYLQIKNVAIKL encoded by the coding sequence ATGAAACTTACTGAGATACCCGTTGCAAATTTTATCGGTGGCCTTTGGCAAGCGAGTCTGAGCCGAGAGACTTTTGAGACGGTTGATCCCGCAACCGAAGAAATCCTGGCAAAAGTACCCCGTTCAGATAGCCGAGATGTAGATGCGGCGGTTAAAGCGGCTCATCTTGCCTTTTATGGCGAATGGAGAGAGTTAACCCCTGCCGAACGGGGACGATTGCTGTATCGGTTGGCGCAGGCTATTCAATCTTATCGGGCTGAACTGGCAGAATTAGAAACCCTGGATAACGGTAAACCTCTCAGAGAAGCACTCGATGATGTCGATGGAGTCACGCGGACGATTGAATACAATGCCGGAGCAGCGGACAAACTTCAGGGGGATACCATTCCGTTAGGGATGGAGGTAATCGACTTCACAATTCTGGAGCCCTTGGGGGTAACAGCCCACATCGTGCCGTGGAATTTTCCCTTGGGGATTGCCATCCGTTCGGTCGCTCCAGCCCTGGCAGCCGGATGCACAGTTGTACTCAAGCCAGCCGAGGAAACGCCGCTGACAGCGCTCCGCCTGGCAAGTATCATCCAGGAAGTGGGTTTTCCCAATGGGGTTTTTAATGTGGTCACCGGTTTTGGAGAAGAGGCCGGAGCAGCGTTGGTTCGTCATCCCTTAGTGCGAGGGGTGACCTTTACTGGCTCAGCCGAAACAGGGCGAAAAATTATGGCACAGGCTGCTGAGTCGCTGAAGCCCTTGGTTTTGGAGTTGGGGGGGAAAAATGCCTTGATTGTCTTTGAAGACGCCAACCTGGAACGCGCTGTGAACGATGCAATGGAAGCTGTGTTTGGCAACTGTGGGCAAGTTTGCTCAGCGGCTTCTCGCCTTTTGTTGCACACTTCGATTTACTCAGAATTCATGGATCGATTTTGTGAACGCGTTTCTCAGCTAAAAATAGCGCCTGGTATCGAGAACGGTGACCTGGGTCCATTGGTGTCTAAAGAACAGCTCGAGCGAGCGATGAATTACATTCGGGTCGGTCAAGAGGAGGGCGCAAAGTTAATCCTTGGCGGTACGCGACCCACACACCTTAAGCGGGGATATTTTTTGCTGCCCACGATTTTTGCTGAAGTCAGCCCCTTCATGCGCATTGCCCAGGAAGAAATCTTTGCTCCGGTCGTAGCTGTCTTTTCTTTTGAAACGGAAGTGGAAGCTCTTCAAAAAGCTAACGAAGTGCCCTACGGACTCACGGCTGGCGTTTACACCCAGGATATCCGACGCGCCCTGACGTTTGCCCAACGCCTGGAAACTGGATCGGTGTGGATCAATGGCTGGTATTTAGGCGGTGTGCAAGCCCCGACGGGTGGTGTCAAAGCTTCCGGCTTTGGTCGCGAGCGCGGCTTGCCGGGCATTCATAACTATCTGCAAATCAAGAATGTTGCCATAAAACTATAA
- a CDS encoding 4-aminobutyrate aminotransferase, producing MVTPFEKRILEERRRMSESLESLQKRVETFARGPRSKEVLSKTLQYESTGHLDFALFPCPPVIDHGQGATLYDVDGKSYIDLHAGFTVNVLGYAQEEINAAIKAQLDKVIQFAELPMEPRAELARLLVEHTAGDFEKKVMWAVTGGEAVEIAMKLARWYTGKPLIVTHWGDYHGRTAGAMGLTSKAFMMAYSYPIPPMDTGVVKIPFPYCYRCPFGKEYPACDLFCADQYEKMFESKETWLNNPKANVVNVAAMLIEPFQSSAGYLIAPLPYLKRMKEIAEKYDFVFISDEVQNGMGRTGKLWAIEHAGVAPDLITAAKSLSNGLPLAVVIGRKEIMDSWGPGAHSSTFTAYPAACAGGVKLFEIFERDHILEKVAQKGAYFLDGLLNLQRKHPAIGDVNGLGLYLSIELVKDRKTKQPAAEASAWLLRRLLEEGVLCIYSGYYYNRLCFAPPLVIQQHEINRALQILDRLLGEMEKEFEIGM from the coding sequence TTGGTCACACCCTTTGAAAAACGCATTCTTGAAGAACGCCGCCGCATGAGCGAGTCGCTCGAGTCGTTGCAAAAGCGGGTAGAGACCTTTGCCAGGGGGCCACGCAGCAAAGAAGTCCTGTCGAAAACTTTACAGTATGAGTCGACTGGTCATCTCGATTTTGCCTTATTTCCCTGCCCACCGGTCATCGATCACGGTCAGGGGGCTACCTTATACGATGTAGATGGCAAATCTTACATTGACTTGCATGCGGGCTTTACGGTCAATGTCCTCGGCTATGCCCAGGAGGAGATCAATGCGGCGATCAAGGCGCAGTTGGATAAAGTGATTCAATTTGCGGAACTGCCGATGGAACCCCGTGCGGAACTGGCGCGCCTGTTGGTTGAACATACCGCCGGCGACTTTGAGAAAAAGGTGATGTGGGCGGTCACGGGGGGAGAAGCGGTGGAAATTGCCATGAAGCTTGCCCGCTGGTATACCGGCAAACCCCTGATTGTCACCCATTGGGGAGATTATCACGGGCGCACGGCGGGAGCAATGGGCTTGACCAGCAAAGCCTTTATGATGGCCTACAGTTACCCCATTCCTCCCATGGATACGGGCGTCGTAAAAATCCCCTTTCCATATTGCTACCGCTGTCCCTTTGGCAAAGAGTACCCGGCCTGCGATCTGTTTTGCGCCGATCAATATGAAAAAATGTTTGAGAGCAAGGAGACCTGGCTGAACAACCCCAAAGCCAACGTTGTCAACGTGGCAGCCATGTTGATCGAGCCATTCCAGAGTTCGGCGGGCTATCTGATTGCGCCCTTGCCTTACCTCAAGCGCATGAAGGAAATTGCTGAAAAATATGATTTCGTTTTTATCAGCGATGAAGTACAAAATGGCATGGGGCGAACCGGCAAACTTTGGGCAATTGAACACGCCGGCGTTGCCCCTGATTTGATCACAGCTGCAAAGTCACTTTCCAACGGTTTGCCTCTGGCGGTAGTGATCGGGCGCAAAGAGATTATGGATTCATGGGGCCCCGGGGCGCACTCCTCGACCTTCACCGCTTATCCGGCTGCCTGTGCGGGTGGGGTGAAACTCTTTGAAATCTTCGAGCGCGATCATATTCTGGAGAAAGTAGCTCAAAAAGGGGCTTACTTCCTGGATGGTTTGTTGAATTTGCAAAGAAAGCACCCCGCTATTGGAGATGTAAACGGTTTGGGGTTGTATTTGAGCATTGAGCTGGTCAAAGACCGTAAAACAAAACAACCCGCAGCCGAAGCCAGCGCCTGGTTGTTGCGCCGCCTTTTAGAAGAAGGAGTGCTCTGCATCTATTCGGGGTATTACTACAATCGGCTGTGCTTTGCCCCGCCTCTCGTAATACAGCAGCATGAAATCAACCGTGCCCTCCAGATTCTCGATCGCCTGCTCGGAGAGATGGAAAAAGAATTTGAGATTGGTATGTGA
- a CDS encoding Transcriptional regulator, GntR family gives MKKIQRPPTLAVAAANSIKDAILEGQLLPGEPLHEIELSEKLNISRGTVREALRLLSQEGLVEVIPYRGAFVTCLTPQMVEEIYTLRALLEPYAVRLCMEKGAFDEETLNQMAALVKRMGEMEQAGNYSETIKADMKFHEIFSERCGHQLLSDVLKNLQSMTLMFILSTKLYQSDMISDEVTHQEIFQGICTGDPQLAEAIVRKHITDAGTALLKRMQSEATVGSRVQVTDMEAEHFT, from the coding sequence ATGAAGAAAATCCAGCGACCCCCGACCTTAGCCGTTGCCGCTGCCAATTCTATCAAAGATGCCATTCTCGAAGGACAACTCTTGCCAGGCGAACCCCTTCACGAAATTGAATTGAGCGAAAAATTGAATATCTCGCGTGGAACCGTGCGGGAAGCCTTGCGCCTCTTGAGTCAGGAAGGACTGGTGGAAGTGATTCCTTATCGGGGCGCTTTTGTGACTTGTTTGACCCCGCAAATGGTGGAGGAAATTTATACCCTGCGTGCGCTCTTAGAACCCTATGCTGTGCGCCTTTGTATGGAAAAAGGCGCTTTTGATGAGGAAACGTTGAATCAGATGGCTGCTCTGGTCAAGCGCATGGGGGAGATGGAGCAGGCTGGAAATTATTCTGAGACGATCAAAGCGGATATGAAATTCCATGAAATTTTCAGTGAACGTTGCGGTCATCAGTTGCTGTCAGATGTATTGAAGAACCTGCAATCGATGACTTTGATGTTTATTCTCTCTACCAAATTGTATCAATCTGACATGATCAGTGATGAAGTCACCCATCAGGAAATTTTTCAAGGTATCTGTACGGGCGACCCTCAGTTGGCGGAGGCGATCGTGCGCAAGCACATCACCGATGCTGGCACCGCTCTCCTGAAACGAATGCAAAGTGAAGCTACTGTGGGGAGCAGGGTCCAGGTCACCGATATGGAAGCCGAACATTTCACTTAG